CGGTGCCAAACCAGTGTTCGGCACCGGGTGGCTGCAGCTTTTGGGCGGCGACGCCCTCCAACGGGCTGTGGGTGGCGAAAAGGGCGGGGACGGCCACGGCCAGCAGGACGAGTAGCAGGAAGGCGGCGGAGATCAGCAGCCCGGGTTTCTTGAACAATCTCATGCCTCGCTCCTTGCAGGATCGGTCGGCCCGGTGGGCTTGGGTGCGTCCGGCGTTGCCTTGGTTCCCAGGGTTTTCTTCGTGGTCAGGGAGGGTCGGATGCGCGGGTCGATGAGGCCGTAGCAAAGGTCCACGATCAGGTTGACAAGCGAATACACGATCGCAACCACAATGACGACGCCCTGGATGACGTTGATGTCGCGGGACAGGACGGCGTCGACCGTCATGCGGCCGATACCGTCACGGGAAAAGACGGTTTCCACCACGGCCGTTCCGCCGGCCAGGTAACCGATCTGCAGGCCCAGGATGGTGATTGAGGCCAGCAGGGAGTTTCGCAGCACGTGACGGGTGAAGATGCGGCGCGGGGACAGGCCCTTGGCGACGGCGGTGAAAACATAGGCACCGTTGGCCGCCTCAAAGACGGCAGCGGAGAACACCTGGAAGAAGATGGCTCCGACGGGCAGGGCCAGGGTGACCGAGGGCAGGACCACGCTGAGCGGGTGCCGTGTTCCGGAGGACGGGAACCAGCCGAGCCCAAAGGACAGCACGCTGATCAGGATCAGGCCGGTCAGGAACGCGGGGATGGCGACACCCAGGGGTGGGATCTGCATCAGGGTCTGGCGCAGCCAGTTGGACCGCGTCAGGTAGGCCAGGTAGGTGACGAGCACTGCCAGGAAGATGCCGATCACCAGCGCCAGGCCGGCGATGGCGGCACTGTGCGGGATGACCCGCCCGATCATGGTCGCGACGGGCTGGCCGGTGGAGATGGACGTGCCAAAGTCACCTGTGAGCACACCGCCCAGGTGCCTGAAGTACTGGGTCCACAGGGATCCGTCCAGGCCGTATTGCACGCGCAGGCGTTCCAGTGCGGCCGGGTCCGTGGTGGTTGCATCGCCGCCCTTCAGGGACAGCGCCGCCAGGACGGGGTCGCCCGGCAGAAAATGGATCAGCAGGAACGTCACTGTGTATGTTGCCCAGATGACGAAGACAAACTGGAGCAGTTTGGGCGCGGCAAAATTCAAGATCGTGCGGGCCCGTTGCGCGAACGACGCTCCTGCTGAATCCATGGTTAATTCCTTATGCGGGGTGCGGTTTGGGTTACTTGGCCACGGTCATGTCGTACAGGTTGATCCTGGAGGCCGAGTCAAAGACGATGCCTGAAACATTGCTGGTTGAGGCATGCAGCTGCACGGTTTCCAGGGTGGGGATGACGTAGCCTTCCTTGATGACGAGGGCCTGGACCTTGGCAACCAGGGCCTGGCGGGCGTCGGCGTCGGCCGTCTTGGCCTGCTCCTGCAGCAACTTTTCCAGTTCCGGGTTGTCGATGATTCCCCAGGCCGAGCCTGAGTCCTTGGAGAGGGCAACGCGCAGCACGTCAGGGTCGGTGCGGGTCAGTGCCGCGCCGAGGAATTCGTAGTCGTGGCTGGCCACGGCACCAAAGAAGTCACCGGCTGTGACCATGTTCAGCTTCAGGTCGACGCCGATCTTCTTCAGCTGCATCTGGACAGCCTCCAGGACATCCTGGGCGTAGAAGGCGGTGACAGAAATCGTCAGCGCCTTGCCGTCCTTGGCGTAAATGCCATCCGCGCCGAGGGTCCAGCCGTCGCCTTCCAGCAGGGCCTTGGCACCGGCTGCATCGAACGTCATGGCGTCTGCCTGGCTGACGTAGCCCGTGGTGGTGGAGGTCAGGGCGCTGCTCGGGGCCTTGCCGCTGGCAGAGCCGGTCAGGGTGTTGATTTCTTCACGGTCCAGACCCATCTGCAGGGCCTTGCGGACAGTGGCGTCACCCAGAAGTCCCTTGCTGGTGTTGGCGATCAGCGAGTTCGGGATGCCTGGGTTTGCGGCGGCGTAGAGGTTGTAGTCTGCGCTTGTGAAGCGGGCTTCGTCGGCGTACGGGACATCTTGGATGACGTCGAACTCGCCGGAGGCCAGGCCGCCGGTGCGGACGCTGTTCTCGGAGATGATGGGGAAGCTGACGGTCTTCACGAGGGATTCACCTGTGTGCTGGCGCAGTTCGGAGCCCCAGTTGTAGCCGGCACGCTGGCTGATCTCCACGGAGTCGTTCTGGGTGTAAGAGTCGAGTACGAACGGGCCCGATCCAAGGATGCCCTGGCAGCGCTCTTCGGCACTGGCCTTGGTTGTTGCCTCGGAGACCATGCCCAGCGTGGTGGTGGAGGCGCCCTGCAGGAACTGTGCGTTGGGGGCGGAGAAGCTCACCTTGATGGTCGTGGGGTCCACAACGTCGGTTCCCGTGTAGCCGGCCAGCAGCTGGGATGCCAGCGAGGCCTGGGCGCCCATGTCAAAGAGCGCGTCAAGGTTGGCTTTGACAACGTCGGCGGTCAGCTTGGTTTCATCGCTGAAGGTGACATCGTCGCGCAGGGTGAAGGTGAACTGTGTGAGGTCGTCATTGGACGCCCACGTTTTGGCCAGCCACGGCTTGAGTTCACCGCTTGCGGGGTCCTGATCCAGCAGGGAATCGGTCAGCTGGCGGCTGACGTTCAAAGCCGTCGTCAGGGTGACCTGCTGGGGATCCAGGCAACCCGGATCCTCCTTGAGGGCGAAAATGACATTCTCGGCGGAGGCGTCGGAGCCGCCTGTGGAGCAGGAGGCAAGCGCGCCGCCGGCCAGCAGCACTGTCAGGGCAAGCGCCCCGGTGCGCAATACGTTCTTCGATGCAATCTTCACGAATGGTCCTAGTCTGAAGGGTCAGGATTCTGGATAGCTTTGTGGAAATGTGGTGGTGGTGGATTACTCGGGCAGTTCGCCGGCAACTACACGGCCGCGGGAGACCACGGCAACAATGTTTTCGGTGCGCAGGTCCTC
This genomic interval from Arthrobacter sp. PAMC 25486 contains the following:
- a CDS encoding ABC transporter permease; amino-acid sequence: MDSAGASFAQRARTILNFAAPKLLQFVFVIWATYTVTFLLIHFLPGDPVLAALSLKGGDATTTDPAALERLRVQYGLDGSLWTQYFRHLGGVLTGDFGTSISTGQPVATMIGRVIPHSAAIAGLALVIGIFLAVLVTYLAYLTRSNWLRQTLMQIPPLGVAIPAFLTGLILISVLSFGLGWFPSSGTRHPLSVVLPSVTLALPVGAIFFQVFSAAVFEAANGAYVFTAVAKGLSPRRIFTRHVLRNSLLASITILGLQIGYLAGGTAVVETVFSRDGIGRMTVDAVLSRDINVIQGVVIVVAIVYSLVNLIVDLCYGLIDPRIRPSLTTKKTLGTKATPDAPKPTGPTDPARSEA
- a CDS encoding ABC transporter substrate-binding protein; this encodes MKIASKNVLRTGALALTVLLAGGALASCSTGGSDASAENVIFALKEDPGCLDPQQVTLTTALNVSRQLTDSLLDQDPASGELKPWLAKTWASNDDLTQFTFTLRDDVTFSDETKLTADVVKANLDALFDMGAQASLASQLLAGYTGTDVVDPTTIKVSFSAPNAQFLQGASTTTLGMVSEATTKASAEERCQGILGSGPFVLDSYTQNDSVEISQRAGYNWGSELRQHTGESLVKTVSFPIISENSVRTGGLASGEFDVIQDVPYADEARFTSADYNLYAAANPGIPNSLIANTSKGLLGDATVRKALQMGLDREEINTLTGSASGKAPSSALTSTTTGYVSQADAMTFDAAGAKALLEGDGWTLGADGIYAKDGKALTISVTAFYAQDVLEAVQMQLKKIGVDLKLNMVTAGDFFGAVASHDYEFLGAALTRTDPDVLRVALSKDSGSAWGIIDNPELEKLLQEQAKTADADARQALVAKVQALVIKEGYVIPTLETVQLHASTSNVSGIVFDSASRINLYDMTVAK